From Paenibacillus sp. PK3_47, the proteins below share one genomic window:
- a CDS encoding L,D-transpeptidase family protein, with product MFRRLSILIAAALLFLLLYIPAAHRTSAAGFTASWPYKAALLNSSQTVVVTARTAKSQTGLLTLYEKRDGKWSPALAGIPVTLGRGGTGKIREGDGRTPSGVYPLGPAFGTGDAPGNLKLEYTKTTSKDFWIDDPASEQYNQWVTYDGHPGLRWSSYERLQHPLYKYAVVIGYNTAPVVSGKGSAIFLHIWKGANQPTAGCIAMSESNLLKLMALLDPAKSPSIAIGLAD from the coding sequence ATGTTCAGACGTTTGTCCATTCTGATTGCCGCGGCGCTGCTCTTCCTTCTTCTGTATATCCCTGCTGCTCACCGGACCTCTGCTGCGGGCTTCACCGCCTCCTGGCCTTACAAGGCTGCACTTCTAAATTCCAGCCAGACCGTTGTGGTTACTGCACGAACCGCAAAGTCACAAACAGGGCTGTTAACTTTATATGAAAAGCGTGACGGTAAATGGTCCCCGGCTCTGGCCGGCATTCCCGTAACTTTGGGCCGCGGAGGTACCGGTAAAATCAGAGAAGGAGACGGGCGGACGCCTTCCGGTGTGTATCCGCTGGGTCCGGCGTTCGGAACCGGTGATGCACCGGGGAATCTCAAGCTTGAATATACGAAAACAACCAGTAAGGATTTCTGGATTGATGATCCTGCTTCAGAACAGTATAACCAGTGGGTAACCTATGACGGTCATCCGGGCCTGCGCTGGTCTTCCTATGAGCGTCTTCAGCACCCGCTTTACAAATATGCTGTGGTCATAGGATACAACACTGCTCCGGTAGTGTCCGGGAAAGGCAGCGCGATCTTTCTGCATATCTGGAAGGGCGCAAACCAGCCGACAGCAGGCTGCATTGCCATGTCCGAGAGCAATCTGCTTAAGCTGATGGCCCTGCTCGATCCCGCGAAGTCACCGTCCATTGCCATCGGATTGGCGGACTGA
- a CDS encoding flavin reductase family protein, translated as MNNTNQLPPSEMIKPAILYYGTPVILLSTLNEDGTVNISPISSSWALGDCIVLGLGIGGQAFHNLERHPECVVNIPGPSLWKEVERLAPYTGKYPVPEDKQQYGFTFLKDKFAASGLTPAASVTVKPARIAECPLQIEAAVLNIRVPEHSPDFAVIEARAVQVHAHKDIITHGSHIDPQKWSPLIYNFRHYFGLGDQLGRTFRAEI; from the coding sequence ATGAATAATACGAACCAGCTGCCGCCATCAGAAATGATTAAACCCGCCATTCTGTACTACGGCACTCCGGTAATCCTGCTAAGCACTTTAAATGAAGACGGCACGGTAAATATCAGCCCGATCTCTTCCTCCTGGGCACTCGGAGACTGTATTGTGCTCGGACTGGGCATAGGCGGACAAGCGTTTCATAACCTGGAGCGGCACCCTGAGTGTGTAGTGAATATCCCGGGCCCTTCGCTTTGGAAAGAGGTGGAACGGCTGGCTCCGTATACCGGCAAATATCCTGTTCCGGAAGATAAGCAGCAATACGGTTTCACTTTTCTAAAAGATAAATTCGCCGCCAGCGGGCTAACGCCTGCTGCTTCAGTGACTGTAAAGCCGGCACGTATAGCCGAATGTCCGCTGCAAATCGAAGCCGCTGTGCTGAATATCCGGGTGCCGGAGCATTCTCCTGATTTTGCGGTCATAGAGGCCAGGGCAGTACAAGTGCATGCCCATAAGGATATTATTACTCACGGCAGTCATATCGATCCGCAAAAATGGAGTCCGCTGATCTATAATTTCCGTCATTACTTCGGCCTGGGGGATCAGCTGGGCAGAACGTTCAGGGCGGAAATCTGA
- a CDS encoding diguanylate cyclase codes for MCFILFLLFIYIFATVTITKLHKVYLLFHFSMMVWPYCQFAIKTVDDPVYQLFYVKLAFVDASLLTTGWIFFTILLSGQSQFLNRKILMLLFVPAFLSSLGVVLNPNGWFVQPVNGGYAERTYGPVFWVNMLILIIHAIVSFYIIYVALVSGQAGRIKNQIMNMLKGIIAVTVFLMLDVFLNVVLDDFLPVIPGFTSLGIVVSAIFFIVTIHQDKVFDIVTIAHQDIIDTMEYGVLVLDDHEKVIEINQALYPYRHLTIGDRFEMAAFLPGNSVRMERFLHKYRERPHEIAEIELFHPGIQLFISIHAAPIMVSNVRVGRIITFQDITELRRLIDETNQQNSILQERNASLIKVQEELFQSNRKLTKMAITDSLTGCYNRHYLTQQLEQEVIRSREVETPSALILLDIDYFKTVNDRYGHLAGDAVICSTVERLQESLRPADILARYGGEEFIIYLPDTDEPQALQLAEIFKSGIETNLINIENAKHPVSVTISMGLLSIRSFSVPEPEDASAYLSDLFKTVDIALYEAKNQGRNRIVPVRR; via the coding sequence ATGTGCTTTATTTTGTTTCTATTATTCATATACATATTTGCTACCGTAACCATTACAAAATTGCATAAAGTCTATTTGCTCTTTCATTTTTCCATGATGGTATGGCCCTACTGCCAGTTCGCCATCAAAACCGTAGATGACCCTGTCTATCAGCTGTTTTATGTAAAGCTTGCCTTTGTGGATGCTTCGCTGCTGACCACCGGCTGGATCTTCTTCACAATCCTGCTGTCAGGCCAGTCGCAGTTTTTGAACCGGAAAATATTAATGCTGCTGTTCGTGCCGGCCTTTCTCTCCTCTTTGGGTGTAGTGCTGAATCCGAACGGCTGGTTCGTGCAGCCGGTTAACGGCGGATATGCCGAAAGAACTTATGGCCCGGTATTCTGGGTGAATATGCTGATTCTTATCATTCATGCCATCGTTTCATTCTATATTATTTACGTTGCGCTTGTCTCCGGGCAGGCCGGACGGATCAAAAATCAGATCATGAACATGCTCAAAGGGATCATAGCAGTCACTGTGTTCCTGATGCTTGATGTCTTTCTCAATGTGGTGCTGGACGATTTCCTGCCTGTTATTCCGGGCTTTACCTCGCTGGGCATTGTAGTATCAGCCATTTTCTTTATTGTTACCATTCACCAGGATAAAGTGTTTGATATTGTCACCATTGCCCATCAGGATATCATAGATACGATGGAATATGGAGTCCTGGTGCTCGATGATCATGAGAAAGTCATTGAAATCAATCAGGCCCTCTATCCGTACAGACATCTGACCATTGGTGACCGGTTTGAGATGGCCGCTTTTTTACCCGGAAATTCAGTCAGGATGGAACGTTTCCTGCATAAATACCGGGAGCGGCCGCATGAAATAGCTGAAATTGAACTGTTCCACCCCGGCATACAGCTCTTCATCAGCATTCATGCCGCACCAATCATGGTCAGCAATGTCAGGGTCGGACGGATAATCACATTCCAGGACATTACGGAACTCCGCCGGCTCATTGACGAGACCAATCAGCAGAATTCGATCCTGCAGGAACGCAACGCTTCCCTGATTAAAGTCCAGGAGGAGCTGTTCCAGAGCAACCGCAAACTGACGAAGATGGCGATTACCGACAGCCTGACCGGATGCTATAACCGTCATTATCTGACCCAGCAGCTGGAGCAGGAGGTCATCAGGAGCCGCGAGGTTGAAACCCCCTCAGCACTAATATTGCTGGATATCGATTACTTCAAGACGGTGAACGACCGTTACGGGCATTTGGCCGGTGATGCTGTAATTTGCAGTACGGTTGAGAGGCTTCAGGAGTCGTTAAGACCCGCTGATATTCTGGCCCGTTACGGCGGTGAAGAATTCATTATTTATTTACCGGACACCGATGAGCCGCAGGCGCTGCAGTTAGCAGAAATCTTCAAATCCGGCATTGAGACGAACCTGATAAACATCGAAAATGCGAAGCATCCTGTATCCGTAACCATTAGCATGGGGCTGCTGAGTATCCGCAGCTTCTCGGTCCCGGAACCTGAGGACGCCTCAGCTTATCTGAGCGATTTGTTCAAAACTGTAGACATAGCGCTCTATGAAGCCAAAAATCAGGGCCGCAACCGGATTGTTCCGGTCAGGAGATAG
- a CDS encoding MFS transporter, whose protein sequence is MARHLFPRLQGNSRGCLAFEPFFLIPFSMFSTYATLYMYELGLTEVNIGWVTTIGLIVQVFSSLISGYLTDRLGRKRAILYFDLLSWSLATILWAVSQNFWFFVAAAFINGFQRVPHIAFYCLIVEDTKPSDRTYVFTLLQIISVIGGLFAPLGGLLVAHYGMVSGMRIMYVLAFVMMTFQFVGRHLTTRETEAGIQKRKETRGLGLKQIMTEYGGAFRELWGDSTLLLIFAVYILFNFQATLKTTYLSLYLADYLHMDNGILSLFPAVSSVIMLITLWLIMPKIPEKSANRSMMAGFALSALSNVMLVLYPSSNLVWIGLSTILAAVGLMISSPYLEAAVQNAIDDDKRAKVFSVLSVLILLFTAPAGIIGGWAYKLDPRIPLWLVTGAFVLSYVLLQMYRKRERAAH, encoded by the coding sequence ATGGCACGACATTTATTCCCCCGTCTGCAGGGCAACAGCCGCGGCTGCCTCGCATTCGAACCGTTTTTCCTGATCCCGTTCAGCATGTTCTCCACTTACGCCACCTTGTATATGTACGAGCTCGGCCTGACGGAAGTGAACATCGGCTGGGTCACCACCATCGGCCTGATCGTGCAGGTCTTCTCATCTTTAATCAGCGGATACTTGACGGACAGGCTGGGCCGCAAGCGGGCCATTTTATATTTCGACCTGCTGAGCTGGAGTCTGGCCACCATCCTGTGGGCCGTTTCACAGAACTTCTGGTTCTTTGTGGCAGCTGCGTTCATTAACGGGTTCCAGCGTGTACCGCATATCGCCTTCTACTGCCTGATTGTTGAAGATACGAAGCCTTCCGACCGTACCTATGTCTTTACGCTGCTTCAGATCATCAGCGTGATCGGCGGCTTGTTCGCACCGCTTGGCGGGCTGCTTGTTGCCCATTACGGAATGGTAAGCGGCATGCGTATTATGTACGTGCTGGCCTTTGTCATGATGACCTTCCAGTTCGTCGGCCGTCACCTGACCACCCGTGAGACAGAAGCCGGCATACAGAAGCGCAAGGAAACCCGCGGTCTCGGACTCAAGCAGATTATGACCGAATACGGCGGCGCTTTCCGCGAGCTTTGGGGAGACAGCACCCTGCTGCTGATCTTCGCAGTCTACATTCTGTTCAATTTCCAGGCTACCCTGAAGACGACTTACCTGTCGCTCTATCTGGCTGATTACCTGCATATGGATAACGGCATCCTGTCATTGTTCCCTGCGGTGTCCTCAGTGATTATGCTGATTACGCTGTGGCTGATTATGCCGAAAATCCCGGAGAAAAGCGCCAACCGTTCCATGATGGCCGGGTTCGCCCTTTCCGCCCTTTCCAATGTCATGCTGGTGCTGTATCCTTCTTCTAATCTGGTCTGGATCGGGCTCAGCACCATTCTGGCAGCAGTCGGGTTAATGATCAGCTCGCCATACCTGGAAGCTGCTGTACAGAATGCAATTGATGATGATAAAAGAGCGAAGGTATTCTCCGTGCTGTCCGTACTCATTCTGCTCTTTACCGCACCTGCCGGCATTATCGGCGGCTGGGCATACAAGCTGGATCCGCGGATTCCGCTTTGGCTGGTTACAGGAGCTTTTGTCCTCTCGTATGTACTGCTTCAGATGTACCGCAAGAGAGAACGCGCAGCACATTAA
- a CDS encoding diaminopimelate dehydrogenase codes for MSSTIRVGIAGYGNLGRGVQQAIKQNPDMELVAVFTRRDPEELAKVTGVPTARLSDAADYIDQIDVMILCGGSATDLPEQTPELVKLFNTVDSFDTHAKIPEFYEKVNAAALEGGKVGVISTGWDPGLFSMNRLLMQAVLPEGVDYTFWGTGVSQGHSDAIRRVPGVKAGVQYTVPVQEVIERIRSGETPSLTTREKHRRDCFVVAEEGADQEAIRSTIVNMPDYFADYDTTVTFISEAELAAEHSGMPHGGFVIRSAVTGSGSKQIAEFGLKLDSNPEFTASVLIAYARAAIRLSREGASGAKSVFDIPLGYLSPKSGEELRRALL; via the coding sequence ATGAGCAGCACGATTAGAGTAGGAATTGCAGGGTACGGCAATTTGGGAAGAGGCGTACAGCAGGCCATTAAGCAAAATCCCGATATGGAACTGGTAGCGGTCTTTACACGCAGAGATCCGGAAGAGCTGGCTAAGGTGACCGGAGTGCCGACGGCACGTTTGTCGGATGCTGCGGACTACATAGATCAGATCGATGTAATGATCCTATGCGGAGGATCTGCAACAGATCTGCCGGAGCAGACACCGGAGCTGGTCAAGCTTTTCAATACGGTTGACAGCTTCGATACTCACGCCAAAATCCCGGAATTTTATGAAAAAGTAAATGCCGCAGCTCTCGAAGGCGGCAAGGTCGGGGTTATCTCCACAGGCTGGGATCCGGGCTTGTTCTCCATGAACCGCCTGCTGATGCAGGCTGTACTGCCGGAAGGCGTAGACTATACCTTCTGGGGAACCGGAGTCAGCCAGGGGCATTCCGATGCCATCCGCCGCGTACCGGGCGTCAAAGCCGGTGTTCAGTACACTGTGCCGGTACAGGAAGTGATTGAGCGTATCCGCTCCGGAGAAACGCCTTCGCTGACAACACGCGAGAAACACCGCCGTGACTGCTTTGTCGTAGCAGAAGAGGGGGCAGACCAGGAGGCAATCCGCAGCACGATCGTGAACATGCCGGACTATTTCGCCGACTATGATACCACGGTAACCTTCATCTCGGAAGCGGAGCTGGCTGCAGAGCATTCCGGCATGCCGCACGGCGGCTTTGTCATCCGCAGTGCTGTCACGGGCAGCGGCAGCAAGCAAATTGCCGAATTCGGCCTGAAGCTGGACAGCAATCCTGAGTTCACCGCCAGCGTACTTATCGCTTACGCAAGAGCAGCTATCCGTTTGAGCCGGGAAGGGGCCAGCGGGGCTAAATCCGTGTTCGACATTCCGCTGGGTTATCTTTCCCCGAAATCAGGGGAAGAGCTGCGCCGCGCATTGCTGTAG
- a CDS encoding winged helix-turn-helix domain-containing protein, whose product MKTASNLAQIAALVSEDSRAVILSVLMDGRFHAAGELAYMAGIQPQTASFHLAKMVQAGAVAVEKQGRHRYYGIKDQQVAQVMESLLFLAPPVEIKSLRQSAEDQALRYARTCYDHLAGSLGVQLTKALLNTGVLCEELEGYEVTGYGEKIFTDLLIDLEQVRKKKRSFSHKCLDWSERRHHLAGALGNAILEKLLEMHWVQRHPASRAISITSEGEKGLREVFSLDINELAVLGKNK is encoded by the coding sequence ATGAAAACCGCTTCAAACCTGGCTCAGATTGCAGCTCTGGTGAGTGAAGATTCGCGGGCTGTAATTTTATCTGTTTTGATGGATGGAAGATTTCATGCAGCGGGCGAGCTCGCCTATATGGCAGGGATACAGCCGCAGACAGCAAGCTTCCATTTGGCAAAAATGGTTCAGGCGGGTGCAGTTGCCGTTGAAAAACAAGGAAGGCACCGCTACTACGGAATAAAGGATCAGCAAGTTGCCCAGGTGATGGAATCTTTATTGTTCCTTGCGCCTCCGGTTGAAATCAAGTCGCTGCGGCAGTCAGCAGAAGATCAAGCGCTCCGTTATGCACGAACCTGTTATGATCACCTGGCGGGGAGTCTGGGCGTCCAATTGACTAAGGCACTCCTGAATACCGGTGTTCTATGTGAAGAACTGGAAGGGTATGAGGTTACCGGATACGGGGAAAAGATTTTTACAGACCTTCTGATTGACCTGGAGCAGGTGAGGAAGAAAAAGCGGTCGTTCTCACACAAGTGTCTGGACTGGAGCGAAAGACGCCACCATCTCGCCGGCGCATTAGGAAATGCCATTCTGGAAAAGCTGCTGGAAATGCATTGGGTGCAGCGGCACCCTGCGTCACGGGCTATCAGCATTACTTCCGAGGGGGAGAAGGGGCTTAGAGAAGTGTTTTCGCTGGATATCAATGAATTGGCGGTATTAGGCAAAAATAAATAA
- the hprK gene encoding HPr(Ser) kinase/phosphatase, which produces MKSVTVQSLTEKFQLEVLAGASRMDRPVTRPRTHRPGLEFVGYFDFFPMERVQVLGRKEINYLLTLSVEDRKLHIGNIVKYHPPCFIVTSGQQEIPYLTLFCDQEGIPLLRTTDTTTEFIAKLDSYLVKTLAPEMSIHGVCVNVSGIGILLRGKSGIGKSETAHTLIRRGHRFVADDIVVLKKLGPATLLGTHNETTREFLALRSVGLINVVRQYGRRAFQDETRIVLDIELAPWRENALNNELEVVPQFTEYLGVQIPHMEIQLQPGRDVAGLIEAAANNWYLKQLGYSAVEEFMKRIEDGMQS; this is translated from the coding sequence ATGAAGTCGGTTACTGTACAAAGTCTAACGGAGAAATTTCAGCTTGAAGTGCTGGCGGGAGCCAGCCGGATGGACCGTCCAGTTACCCGTCCGCGCACGCACAGACCGGGGCTGGAGTTTGTCGGATATTTTGATTTTTTTCCTATGGAGCGGGTACAGGTGCTCGGCCGTAAGGAAATTAACTATTTATTGACGCTTAGTGTGGAAGACCGCAAGCTGCATATCGGGAACATCGTCAAATATCATCCGCCGTGTTTTATAGTGACCTCAGGCCAGCAGGAGATCCCTTATTTGACACTGTTCTGTGATCAGGAAGGGATTCCGCTGCTGCGGACAACAGACACAACCACTGAGTTCATTGCCAAGCTGGACAGTTATCTGGTCAAAACACTTGCGCCGGAAATGTCTATTCATGGTGTATGTGTGAATGTATCCGGTATAGGTATTCTGCTCAGGGGCAAATCCGGAATCGGCAAAAGCGAAACTGCACATACGCTCATCAGAAGAGGCCACCGGTTTGTGGCAGACGATATAGTGGTACTAAAAAAGCTGGGGCCGGCTACACTGCTCGGTACCCATAACGAGACCACCCGCGAATTCCTGGCACTGCGCAGTGTCGGCCTGATCAATGTCGTCAGACAATACGGACGCAGGGCTTTCCAGGATGAAACGCGGATCGTGCTCGATATTGAGCTGGCCCCATGGCGGGAGAATGCGCTGAACAATGAGCTGGAGGTCGTTCCCCAGTTCACCGAATATCTCGGTGTCCAGATTCCGCATATGGAAATCCAGCTTCAGCCGGGCCGTGACGTTGCCGGCCTCATTGAGGCGGCGGCCAACAACTGGTATCTTAAGCAGCTTGGCTACAGCGCGGTTGAAGAGTTTATGAAGCGGATCGAAGATGGAATGCAGTCTTAA
- a CDS encoding ketoacyl-ACP synthase III has protein sequence MRIVSTEVYHPATKVSNEELAVQAGEAAGKLIGIWEYFGRKDRYYAESYEESTLFMGIEAAKALLKKTGLAGEDLDMIVFSSGTHDFSAPTDAAFVHQALKGKENCIVYDSNANCVGMVVAADQAARSMITNRKVKYALIVGSEQIARFYKEGDLASKGLCGDAACAVLLERVEDTDAGLIDSAYYTNTQRAEDMQFPAGGMTQIYGEHMTLEEKKIYLHPEYNVNVAFPTAVTNIEMLLQEHGLQKSDITHYILSQLNLSVIKDIAGNLQEDITKFPYIGDIYGYTGTSSPFITLHHAIKDGTLVPGDLFVLWSVGAGITSCATLWKL, from the coding sequence GTGAGAATAGTAAGTACTGAAGTGTACCATCCGGCAACGAAGGTCAGCAATGAAGAATTGGCTGTCCAGGCGGGGGAAGCAGCAGGGAAGCTTATCGGGATTTGGGAGTATTTTGGACGCAAGGATCGTTATTATGCAGAGAGCTATGAAGAAAGCACGCTCTTTATGGGAATAGAAGCGGCAAAAGCATTACTTAAAAAAACCGGGCTTGCCGGAGAAGATCTGGATATGATTGTATTCTCCTCAGGCACTCATGACTTCAGCGCACCGACGGATGCTGCTTTTGTTCACCAGGCTTTAAAGGGTAAAGAAAATTGTATTGTGTATGACAGCAATGCAAACTGTGTAGGGATGGTTGTCGCTGCTGACCAGGCGGCCCGTTCTATGATTACGAACCGCAAAGTGAAATACGCGCTTATTGTAGGATCGGAACAAATTGCCAGGTTTTATAAAGAAGGGGACTTGGCGTCAAAAGGTCTCTGCGGAGATGCGGCCTGCGCGGTCTTGTTGGAGCGTGTAGAGGACACAGACGCCGGTCTGATTGATTCCGCATACTACACCAATACGCAAAGAGCCGAGGATATGCAGTTTCCTGCAGGCGGGATGACACAGATTTACGGCGAGCATATGACGCTTGAGGAGAAGAAAATTTATCTTCATCCGGAATATAACGTCAATGTGGCATTCCCGACAGCGGTAACGAATATTGAAATGCTGCTGCAGGAGCATGGACTGCAGAAAAGTGACATCACCCACTATATTCTCAGCCAGCTGAATCTCAGTGTCATCAAAGATATTGCCGGCAATTTGCAGGAAGACATTACTAAATTCCCGTACATTGGCGATATCTATGGCTACACAGGGACCAGCAGCCCGTTCATCACGCTTCATCATGCCATTAAAGACGGCACCCTGGTTCCAGGGGACCTGTTCGTACTGTGGTCTGTCGGAGCGGGGATTACCAGCTGTGCCACCCTGTGGAAGCTGTAA